Proteins encoded in a region of the Anopheles aquasalis chromosome 2, idAnoAquaMG_Q_19, whole genome shotgun sequence genome:
- the LOC126580893 gene encoding nicotinamide/nicotinic acid mononucleotide adenylyltransferase 3 isoform X1, whose amino-acid sequence MRMTSSTKIMLIACGSFSPPTPMHFRMFEIARDHIHQMGLGQVVGGIVSPVHDSYAKKGLVSATHRCAMIKIGLKSSEWIRLSDWETQQEEWTRTRQVLQYHQNFINSYLKDTNGTINNQHIPAWIPEGIKKTAGQVHLKLLCGADLLESFATPGLWKDEDLEAILGYHGIVVISRAGSNPEQFIFNSDLLTRYRRNITIVTNWVTNDVSSTLIRRLLSRGMSVKYLLDEHVTEYIQKFGLFGTNSDTKYILTPGSTTEAMSISPISPINDPDIYIEHRNRLNKRNSSCEAMDETDFPSPPLPSPSAGSNVTLNKVFCCANEPSTGPLAKPITGRGATFLARPGSAVQIITTAAPAPAPPSVTTPDGTTKQAHQISSDDGDQKHKKIVKKMKTSAACPVSRV is encoded by the exons ATGAGAATGACATCGTCGACGAAAATCATGCTCATCGCCTGCGGGTCCTTTAGCCCGCCAACTCCGATGCACTTTCGGATGTTTG AGATAGCCCGAGACCACATCCACCAAATGGGACTCGGCCAGGTGGTGGGTGGGATTGTGTCGCCGGTGCATGACTCATACGCCAAAAAGGGACTCGTTTCGGCCACTCATCGCTGTGCCATGATAAAAATTGGACTCAAGTCTTCAGAGTGGATTCGGCTGTCCGATTGGGAAACGCAGCAGGAGGAGTGGACAAGAACCCGGCAGGTGCTGCAGTATCACCAG AATTTCATAAACTCTTACCTGAAAGACACGAATGGGACCATCAATAATCAGCACATTCCGGCCTGGATACCGGAGGGAATTAAAAAGACGGCTGGCCAGGTTCACCTGAAGCTGTTGTGTGGCGCAGATCTTCTCGAATCCTTTGCAACACCCGGATTGTGGAAGGACGAGGATCTAGAAGCCATTCTCGGTTACCATGGCATTGTCGTGATTTCGCGTGCCGGATCCAATCCGGAGCAATTCATCTTCAATTCCGATCTATTGACCCGTTATCGC CGCAACATAACGATTGTGACGAACTGGGTGACGAATGATGTCAGTTCGACGCTCATCCGCCGACTGTTAAGCCGTGGGATGTCGGTCAAATATCTGTTGGACGAACACGTTACGGAGTACATTCAAAAGTTCGGTCTTTTCGGGACTAATAGCGACAC TAAGTACATTTTAACACCAGGAAGCACAACGGAGGCCATGAGTATCTCACCAATCTCCCCGATCAACGATCCGGACATCTACATTGAGCACCGAAATCGATTGAACAAACGGAATTCATCGTGTGAAGCGATGGATGAAACAGATTTTCCCTCGCCACCACTTCCGTCTCCCAGTGCGGGCAGTAATGTTACGCTCAATAAGGTGTTTTGCTGCGCAAATGAGCCATCCACGGGACCGCTGGCAAAACCGATCACCGGGCGAGGAGCTACGTTTCTAGCCCGCCCAGGAAGTGCCGTGCAGATAATAACGACCGCAGCTCCTGCTCCGGCACCACCGTCAGTAACGACACCGGATGGAACCACAAAACAGGCCCACCAAATCAGCAGCGATGATGGCGACCAGAAACACAAGAAG ATCGTGAAAAAGATGAAGACATCAGCTGCTTGTCCGGTCTCGCGGGTCTAG
- the LOC126580893 gene encoding nicotinamide/nicotinic acid mononucleotide adenylyltransferase 1 isoform X3 yields MRMTSSTKIMLIACGSFSPPTPMHFRMFEIARDHIHQMGLGQVVGGIVSPVHDSYAKKGLVSATHRCAMIKIGLKSSEWIRLSDWETQQEEWTRTRQVLQYHQNFINSYLKDTNGTINNQHIPAWIPEGIKKTAGQVHLKLLCGADLLESFATPGLWKDEDLEAILGYHGIVVISRAGSNPEQFIFNSDLLTRYRRNITIVTNWVTNDVSSTLIRRLLSRGMSVKYLLDEHVTEYIQKFGLFGTNSDTS; encoded by the exons ATGAGAATGACATCGTCGACGAAAATCATGCTCATCGCCTGCGGGTCCTTTAGCCCGCCAACTCCGATGCACTTTCGGATGTTTG AGATAGCCCGAGACCACATCCACCAAATGGGACTCGGCCAGGTGGTGGGTGGGATTGTGTCGCCGGTGCATGACTCATACGCCAAAAAGGGACTCGTTTCGGCCACTCATCGCTGTGCCATGATAAAAATTGGACTCAAGTCTTCAGAGTGGATTCGGCTGTCCGATTGGGAAACGCAGCAGGAGGAGTGGACAAGAACCCGGCAGGTGCTGCAGTATCACCAG AATTTCATAAACTCTTACCTGAAAGACACGAATGGGACCATCAATAATCAGCACATTCCGGCCTGGATACCGGAGGGAATTAAAAAGACGGCTGGCCAGGTTCACCTGAAGCTGTTGTGTGGCGCAGATCTTCTCGAATCCTTTGCAACACCCGGATTGTGGAAGGACGAGGATCTAGAAGCCATTCTCGGTTACCATGGCATTGTCGTGATTTCGCGTGCCGGATCCAATCCGGAGCAATTCATCTTCAATTCCGATCTATTGACCCGTTATCGC CGCAACATAACGATTGTGACGAACTGGGTGACGAATGATGTCAGTTCGACGCTCATCCGCCGACTGTTAAGCCGTGGGATGTCGGTCAAATATCTGTTGGACGAACACGTTACGGAGTACATTCAAAAGTTCGGTCTTTTCGGGACTAATAGCGACAC ATCGTGA
- the LOC126580893 gene encoding nicotinamide/nicotinic acid mononucleotide adenylyltransferase 1 isoform X2, producing the protein MRMTSSTKIMLIACGSFSPPTPMHFRMFEIARDHIHQMGLGQVVGGIVSPVHDSYAKKGLVSATHRCAMIKIGLKSSEWIRLSDWETQQEEWTRTRQVLQYHQNFINSYLKDTNGTINNQHIPAWIPEGIKKTAGQVHLKLLCGADLLESFATPGLWKDEDLEAILGYHGIVVISRAGSNPEQFIFNSDLLTRYRRNITIVTNWVTNDVSSTLIRRLLSRGMSVKYLLDEHVTEYIQKFGLFGTNSDTVKDSLHDSDVRAAVCSTN; encoded by the exons ATGAGAATGACATCGTCGACGAAAATCATGCTCATCGCCTGCGGGTCCTTTAGCCCGCCAACTCCGATGCACTTTCGGATGTTTG AGATAGCCCGAGACCACATCCACCAAATGGGACTCGGCCAGGTGGTGGGTGGGATTGTGTCGCCGGTGCATGACTCATACGCCAAAAAGGGACTCGTTTCGGCCACTCATCGCTGTGCCATGATAAAAATTGGACTCAAGTCTTCAGAGTGGATTCGGCTGTCCGATTGGGAAACGCAGCAGGAGGAGTGGACAAGAACCCGGCAGGTGCTGCAGTATCACCAG AATTTCATAAACTCTTACCTGAAAGACACGAATGGGACCATCAATAATCAGCACATTCCGGCCTGGATACCGGAGGGAATTAAAAAGACGGCTGGCCAGGTTCACCTGAAGCTGTTGTGTGGCGCAGATCTTCTCGAATCCTTTGCAACACCCGGATTGTGGAAGGACGAGGATCTAGAAGCCATTCTCGGTTACCATGGCATTGTCGTGATTTCGCGTGCCGGATCCAATCCGGAGCAATTCATCTTCAATTCCGATCTATTGACCCGTTATCGC CGCAACATAACGATTGTGACGAACTGGGTGACGAATGATGTCAGTTCGACGCTCATCCGCCGACTGTTAAGCCGTGGGATGTCGGTCAAATATCTGTTGGACGAACACGTTACGGAGTACATTCAAAAGTTCGGTCTTTTCGGGACTAATAGCGACAC CGTGAAGGACAGTCTGCATGACAGCGATGTCCGCGCTGCTGTGTGCAGTACTAACTGA